The genome window TATGTACATCCTGGGTGTTCCCCGTTACGCCAACACCGCGCCGCTCTATCACTTTCTGGAGGAAGGGGATGGCGTAGCTTTTCGCTACGGCGTACCCACCGAGCTCAACCGCTGGCTACTGGAGGGCACAGTGGACCTGAGCCTGGTCTCGTCGTACTTTTACCTCGAGCACGCCCACCAGCTACGCCCCCTGCCCGACTTTAGCGTGGCCGACCTGGGGCCGGTGTATTCGGTCAATTTATTTCACCGCATCCCCTGGAAAGATCTAAAACGCATTGCCCTGACCATCGAAAGCGCCACCTCGGTGCGGCTTTTGCAGTACCTGCTCGAGGCCGATGGCATCCAGGCCCAGTACACCCCGGCGCAGGGGGGCCTGGAGCTGCTGGAGCAGTACGACGCTGTGCTCCTGATCGGCGACCGGGCCATCACCACCTACTACGGCCTGCTTTCTGTCATCCCCGAGTCGGTGCACCAGGTTCCCAACCAGATCGAAGGCATCCGCATCACCGACCTGTCGATGAAATGGTTCGAGCGAACCCGGCTGCCCTTTGTGTTTGGGGTCTGGGTCACCCGCAACAATGCCCCACCCCCCCCTGAGGTTGTCCGCCGGCTGCGGGCTGCTCGCTCACTGGGGCTGGGCAACCTGGCCGCTGTGGCCGGTACCGAGGCCCAGCGCCTGGGCGTACCCGAGCGGCTGATGCAGCACTACTTGTGGAACTTCCGCTACCACCTCGAGGCCCCCGACCGGCTTGGCTTACAAACCTTTGCTCAAGCGGTAGGTCTGCCTTATCCCGACGACTACTGGGAGGTATAAAGCGGCAGTTGTGGCCTTTGTAACCCAATGCAGCAGAATCCCGACTAAACTACTATACATTCTTGGATACAAGACCTATACTCTTATTGCGAGTGATTCGCATTAAGAGTTCTAGGCCAAGCGAATACAGCAAGGGGAACAAGCATGGTAAATCAACTGGAAATCCGCAACCTGCATGCCAGAATCGTAGACGGCGAGACCATTCTGAACGGGGTTAATCTGGTGCTGCCCAAGGGCCAGGTACACGCCATCATGGGGCCCAATGGGGCCGGCAAAAGCACCCTGGGCAAGATTATCGCCGGTGACCCCAGCTACGAGATAATCAAGGGTGACATCCTGATGGACGGGGAGAGCATCCTGGAGATGGAAGCAGACGAGCGCGCCCGCAAGGGGCTGTTCCTGGCCTTCCAGTACCCGGTGGAGGTTCCGGGGGTTTCCAACGCCAACTTTTTGCGGCTGGCCTTGCAGGCCAAAAAGGGCGGCGAAGTCAATATGATGGAGTTCTACGGCAAGCTGCAAAAGGCCCTGGAGACCCTCGAGTGGGACGAGAGCATCCTGACCCGCTACCTCAACGACGGCTTCTCCGGGGGCGAGAAGAAGCGCAACGAGATCATGCACATGATGGTGCTGGAACCCACCTACGTCATCATGGACGAGACCGACTCCGGCCTGGACATCGACGCTTTGAAGGTGGTGGCCAAGGGGGTTAACGCCATGCGCGGCCCCAACTTTGGCGCGCTCCTGATTACCCACTACCAGCGCCTGCTCAACTACATCGTGCCGGATATGGTGCACGTGATGATTGATGGCCGCATCGTAACCTCGGGTGGTCCCGAGCTGGCTATGAAGCTCGAGGAGCAGGGCTACGACTGGGTCAAAGAGCTGGCCGTGTCGAACTGACGGGAAGGAGCCAGTATGTCCGATAACATCCTGATCGAAGACATTGGGAATGAATACAAGTACGGCTTTGTGGACGAGGTAAAGCCGGTCTGGAAAGCCGAAAAAGGTCTCAACCGGCGGGTGGTAGAGGCCATCAGCTACCACAAAGACGAGCCGGCCTGGATGCTCGAGTTCCGCCTCAAGGCCCTGGAAATCTACCAGTCCAAGCCCGTTCCCGCCTGGGGCGCCGACCTCTCGGGCCTCAACATGGACGAGATCTACTTCTACGCCAAGCCCACCGAGAAACGCGACGCGCGGAGCTGGGACGAGGTGCCCGAGGAAATTCGCCGCACCTACGAGAAGCTGGGCATTCCCGAGGCCGAGCGCAAGGTGCTGGCCGGGGTGGGCGCACAGTACGACTCGGAGATGGTCTACCACCAGGTTAGGGAAGAACTCCAGCGCCTGGGCGTAATCTTCGTCTCCATCGAGGAGGGGCTCAAGCACCACGAAGACCTCTTCCGGGAGTACTTTGCCACGGTCATTCCACCCGAAGACAACAAGTACGCCGCCCTCAACTCGGCGGTCTGGTCGGGTGGGAGCTTTGTGTATGTGCCCAAGGGGGTCAAGGTAGACCTGCCCTTGCAGGCCTACTTCCGGGTCAACACCGCCGAGCTGGGCCAGTTCGAGCGCACCATCATCGTGGTGGACGAAGGGGCCGAGGTGCACTACATCGAGGGCTGCACCGCCCCCACCTACACCACCGACTCCTTCCACTCGGGTGTGATTGAGATTGTGGTGAACCAGGGGGCCAAGAGCCGCTACACCACCATCCAGAACTGGTCGCACAACATGTACAACCTGGTCACCCAGCGGGCTTTGGTGAAGAAGGACGCCTACCACATGTGGCTGGATGGCAACCTGGGCTCCAAGGTGACCATGAAGTACCCCAGCAGCTACCTGGTGGAGGAAGGGGCCCGCTCGGACATCCTCTCCATCGCCTTTGCCAACACCGGCCAGCACCAGGATGCCGGCGGCAAGCTGATTTTCGCAGCCTCCCACACCGGCGGCTCCATCGTCTCCAAGAGCATCTCCAAAGGCTCGGGGCGCAGCAGCTACCGGGGCCTGATTAAGGTGTACGAGGGGGCCAAGCACGTCAAGGTGAACGTGGAGTGCGACGCGCTCTTGATTAACGAAGAGTCGCGCACCGACACCTACCCCTACATGGAGATCGAGGACGACACCGCCACCGTGGGCCACGAGGCCACCGTGAGCCGCCTCAACGACGAGCAGATTTTCTACCTGCAAAGCCGAGGCCTGCCCGAGGACGAGGCCGCCGCTCTGATTGTGCGCGGGTTCATCGAGCCGGTGGCCAAGGAGCTGCCCCTCGAGTACGCCGTCGAGCTGAACCGGCTGATCGAGCTCGAGATGGAAGGATCGGTGGGCTAGTATGGAACTCACCTCGAGCCTTTCCCGCGACCTCGTTTTAGAGGTCTCCAAAAAACTCAACGAGCCCCAGTGGCTCCAGACCAAGCGGCTGGAGGCCTGGGAGACCTTCGCCAAGCTGCCCTACCCCACCACCCGCACCGAGGAGTGGAAGTACACCGACATCACCGAGGTGCCCTTCGAGGAGCTGCCGCTCGAGCTACCCAAGGGCGGCATAAGCGAGATTCCCCAGGCCGTCCAAGACCGCCTGGCCCAGGCCCAGCTCTCGGGCTACGCGGTGTTCGTGGGGGCCGACCTGGTACACGTGGAGCTACCGGAGGAGTACCGGCAGCAGGGCGTTATCTTCACCAGCCTGCACCAGGCCATCGCCCAGCACCCCGAGCTGGTAGAGGCCAACCTCTTCAAGGCCGTCAACTGGCACGACCTGGTGGGCACCCAGAAGAACCGCCCCGAGAACTCCAAAATTCCCGCCCTCAACGCGGCCCTCTTCACCCATGGGGTGTTTTTGTACATCCCCAAGAACGTGGAGTTCAGCAAGCCCATCGGTGTGTTCAAGTACCTGGAAGGCGGTAGGCTTTCCGGCTCACGCACCCTGATTGTGGGCGATGTGAACAGCCAGGCCGTCTACATCGAGGAGTACATCTCGCCGGCCAGGGTAGCCCCTTCGGTGAACACCTCCTCCACCGAGATTATCGTAGGCAACGGGGCCAAGGTGCGCCACGCCCACATCCAGCTTCTGGGCCAGGGCTTCTACCACTTCCACCGCCAGCGGGCCCACCTCCAGCGCGACGCCGCCCTCAACGACCTGGTGGTGAACATGGGGGCCTCCATCAGCCGGGCCGAGGTACAGTCGGAGATGCTGGGGCCGGGTTCGTCCTCGGAGATGCTGGGCCTGTACTTCACCACCGGCCAGGAGCACGTGGATCACTACACCCTCCAGCACCACGTGGCCGACCACGCCTACTCCGACGTGCTCTACAAAGGCGCGGCCAAAGACCAGAGCCGCACGGTGTACGCGGGCCTGATCAAGGTGGAGCAGGGGGCCCAGAAAACCGACGCCTACCAGACCAACCGCAACCTGCTTCTGTCGGAGGATGCCCGCAGCGACAGCGTGCCGCAGCTCGAGATTGGGGCCAACGACGTGAAGTGCTCCCACGGCTCCTCCACCGCGCCGGTGGCCCCCGAGGAGCTGTTCTACCTGATGAGCCGGGGCCTGCCGCGCCACATGGCCCAGCAGATTCTGGTCAAGGGCCACATGACCGATGTGCTCACCCGCATCCCCATCGAGCCCTTGCGGCAGTACATCGAGAGCATCATCGAGGAGAAGGTGCGGGTCTGAGTGCGCTTCCCGTGGGAGCCCCAGGGTGGGGAAAACCCGTGATAGAAGCTGTCTTTAGACCTCAATAAGCTTATGTGGATTCCCGTTGCCAAGCTCGAGGAGTTCCAGAATGGCCGCCTGGTGGTGCGGGTGGAGGGCGAGAAAACCCCGGTGCTGCTCATCCACGCCGGCGAGGAAATTTTCGCCATCTCGGACATCTGCACCCACGACAAAAACCCGCTCTCCGATGGCCCGGTAGAAGGCGAGACCATCCGCTGCACCCGCCACGGGGCTAAGTTCAACCTGCGCACCGGCCAGGCCACCCTGCCCGCACCCCGTCCGGTAAAGGCCTACAAGGCCCGGCTGGAGGACGGGCAGGTCTGGCTCGAGGTGTGATACCAGATTCGAGCAGTTCGTCGCTAATCGGCGACGAGCTGCTCTGCTTTATAGCAGCTTCTCTCCTTTTTGCCGCTGCTCGGGCCAGCGTAGGCCGCTGCGACCTCGAGGTTTCTGAAGCAAAAGCAAGCTCGGAAAAACACTTCTCACGCTGGAAGTCTGTCCTTCTCGCCGAGGCCACTCTAGATTAATGTTAACTGTTTCTTGGCCCTACTGTGCGCAGCAATGGCATTAATTGCGTTGGGCGTAACGAGACGTAACGGTCAAATTTGAACTTGACATGGGAAAGGGATGGCTATCTTTAATTTGGACTTTACGGATGGACTGGCTCGAGCCAGCACCACAAGGTCAGGTTAGGAGTACGTCATGCTCTCAAGCCCGTCTTCGTCACACAGTGAAGGAATCCTGATTCTGGATTCGCGCAATATGCCCGGTACCACACTGCGGTATCAGGGCTCTTTTAGTGTGTGGAACAGGCTTTATAAAGTGGGGCATTTTTATCTCGACTTGTCCCTCAAGGGCGATGAAAGCGGTGCCTTCTTGGTTGGGCAGGTGATTTGCGAGACCCAAAAGCCATCATCCTGGCAGATAACCCTCCATGGCCCCAGCCAGCACTACAGCAGCCCTGTCAGTGAATATGGAAGCTTCCGGATAAAGGTTGCAGAAAAGGGCGAGTACGACCTCGAGCTTGCCCTGGGCCATGAAACCTTCTGGGTACGGGGCTTGGATATATCGTAGCTGCGGAAACACCGCCCTGGATCAGCGTTTTATCTGAGCACTACCCAGTTTAGC of Meiothermus sp. contains these proteins:
- a CDS encoding non-heme iron oxygenase ferredoxin subunit: MWIPVAKLEEFQNGRLVVRVEGEKTPVLLIHAGEEIFAISDICTHDKNPLSDGPVEGETIRCTRHGAKFNLRTGQATLPAPRPVKAYKARLEDGQVWLEV
- the sufD gene encoding Fe-S cluster assembly protein SufD; its protein translation is MELTSSLSRDLVLEVSKKLNEPQWLQTKRLEAWETFAKLPYPTTRTEEWKYTDITEVPFEELPLELPKGGISEIPQAVQDRLAQAQLSGYAVFVGADLVHVELPEEYRQQGVIFTSLHQAIAQHPELVEANLFKAVNWHDLVGTQKNRPENSKIPALNAALFTHGVFLYIPKNVEFSKPIGVFKYLEGGRLSGSRTLIVGDVNSQAVYIEEYISPARVAPSVNTSSTEIIVGNGAKVRHAHIQLLGQGFYHFHRQRAHLQRDAALNDLVVNMGASISRAEVQSEMLGPGSSSEMLGLYFTTGQEHVDHYTLQHHVADHAYSDVLYKGAAKDQSRTVYAGLIKVEQGAQKTDAYQTNRNLLLSEDARSDSVPQLEIGANDVKCSHGSSTAPVAPEELFYLMSRGLPRHMAQQILVKGHMTDVLTRIPIEPLRQYIESIIEEKVRV
- a CDS encoding menaquinone biosynthetic enzyme MqnA/MqnD family protein; this encodes MYILGVPRYANTAPLYHFLEEGDGVAFRYGVPTELNRWLLEGTVDLSLVSSYFYLEHAHQLRPLPDFSVADLGPVYSVNLFHRIPWKDLKRIALTIESATSVRLLQYLLEADGIQAQYTPAQGGLELLEQYDAVLLIGDRAITTYYGLLSVIPESVHQVPNQIEGIRITDLSMKWFERTRLPFVFGVWVTRNNAPPPPEVVRRLRAARSLGLGNLAAVAGTEAQRLGVPERLMQHYLWNFRYHLEAPDRLGLQTFAQAVGLPYPDDYWEV
- the sufB gene encoding Fe-S cluster assembly protein SufB, which gives rise to MSDNILIEDIGNEYKYGFVDEVKPVWKAEKGLNRRVVEAISYHKDEPAWMLEFRLKALEIYQSKPVPAWGADLSGLNMDEIYFYAKPTEKRDARSWDEVPEEIRRTYEKLGIPEAERKVLAGVGAQYDSEMVYHQVREELQRLGVIFVSIEEGLKHHEDLFREYFATVIPPEDNKYAALNSAVWSGGSFVYVPKGVKVDLPLQAYFRVNTAELGQFERTIIVVDEGAEVHYIEGCTAPTYTTDSFHSGVIEIVVNQGAKSRYTTIQNWSHNMYNLVTQRALVKKDAYHMWLDGNLGSKVTMKYPSSYLVEEGARSDILSIAFANTGQHQDAGGKLIFAASHTGGSIVSKSISKGSGRSSYRGLIKVYEGAKHVKVNVECDALLINEESRTDTYPYMEIEDDTATVGHEATVSRLNDEQIFYLQSRGLPEDEAAALIVRGFIEPVAKELPLEYAVELNRLIELEMEGSVG
- the sufC gene encoding Fe-S cluster assembly ATPase SufC; translation: MVNQLEIRNLHARIVDGETILNGVNLVLPKGQVHAIMGPNGAGKSTLGKIIAGDPSYEIIKGDILMDGESILEMEADERARKGLFLAFQYPVEVPGVSNANFLRLALQAKKGGEVNMMEFYGKLQKALETLEWDESILTRYLNDGFSGGEKKRNEIMHMMVLEPTYVIMDETDSGLDIDALKVVAKGVNAMRGPNFGALLITHYQRLLNYIVPDMVHVMIDGRIVTSGGPELAMKLEEQGYDWVKELAVSN